The DNA sequence CGAAATGCTTCCGTCCATTAAAAATGTTCCAAAGCTCTGGACGCTGGTTTTTAGGATCCCACTGGCCGAATTCATCGCGATGACTGAAGAAGCGCTCTTTCGCACGAGCTTTCTCTTCATCACGGCGACCGCCACCCAAGCAGGCATCAAACTGGTTTTCCTCAATGGTGTCCAGGAGAGTGACCGTCTGCAGTTTGTTACGGCTGGCATTGATGCCCTTTTCTTCCTGGGAACGCCCTTCATCAATGCTCTTCTGCACGCTGCCCACCACGAGCTTAGCACCGATTTCTTCGACGAACCAATCCCGGTAAGTCATGGCTTCAGGGAAATTATGCCCCGTATCCACATGCAGTAGAGAAAACGGCAATTTGGAAGGATAGAAGGCTTTGCGAGCCAACCAAGCCATCACAATCGAGTCTTTCCCGCCTGAGAAAAGCAGGGCAGGTTTCTGGAACTGGGCAGCGGTTTCACGAAGGATGTAGATCGCTTCGCTTTCTAAGAACTGAAGATGTGTGATAGAGGACATTCGCTCGGGAGAATCGGGATGAAAATTACTGTTTATCGGTGACCAATTTGGCGTGCAGACCGCACTCATGCTTCTCGTCGCCCTTGGCAGGATCGTAATAGGTGCGCTCGTTGGGTAGATCGTGCTCGGCGAGGTAGGCATCCATCTCCACCGGCGTCCATTCCAGGATTGGGTTGATCTTGAGACACTGAAACTTTGCATCCCACATCACCGGATGGAGCGTGGCCG is a window from the Prosthecobacter dejongeii genome containing:
- the cysD gene encoding sulfate adenylyltransferase subunit CysD, coding for MSSITHLQFLESEAIYILRETAAQFQKPALLFSGGKDSIVMAWLARKAFYPSKLPFSLLHVDTGHNFPEAMTYRDWFVEEIGAKLVVGSVQKSIDEGRSQEEKGINASRNKLQTVTLLDTIEENQFDACLGGGRRDEEKARAKERFFSHRDEFGQWDPKNQRPELWNIFNGRKHFGEHFRVFPLSNWTEMDIWQYIRQENIPLPSLYFSHKRKIIERHGQLLDTETGFIPLLDEEKPRVKEMVIRFRTVGDATCTGAVESTASTIDDIVAEVAAARQTERGTRADDKRSETAMEDRKKEGYF